From Microbacterium sp. YJN-G, a single genomic window includes:
- a CDS encoding SDR family oxidoreductase — protein sequence MSGILAGRVAVVTGGGRGLGREHALELARQGAKVVVNDLGTTLGGDGISDGPAHEVVQAIRDLGGEAVANGADVADFAQAGEMIAQAIDAFGRLDILVNNAGFVRDRMLVNAEEDEWDAVLRVHLKGHFAPLRHAAAHWRTEAKEGRVPVARVINTSSGAGLQGSVGQAAYSAAKGGIASLTLVAAQELGRYGVAVNAIAPSARTRMTEGPFADAMAAPADGFDRMDPGNVSPVVAWLASADCSITGRVLEVEGGSICLEEGWRHGPRRVLERRWNAEDVGDAVRGLIEEGAVPEPVYGA from the coding sequence ATGAGCGGAATCCTCGCAGGCCGCGTCGCCGTCGTCACGGGCGGCGGCCGTGGGCTGGGCCGTGAGCACGCCCTGGAGCTCGCCCGTCAGGGCGCCAAGGTGGTCGTCAACGATCTGGGCACCACGCTCGGCGGAGACGGCATCTCGGACGGGCCCGCCCACGAAGTCGTCCAGGCCATCCGCGATCTCGGCGGCGAGGCGGTCGCGAACGGCGCCGACGTGGCCGACTTCGCCCAGGCCGGAGAGATGATCGCCCAGGCCATCGACGCGTTCGGGCGGCTCGACATCCTCGTCAACAACGCCGGCTTCGTACGCGATCGCATGCTCGTCAACGCCGAGGAGGACGAGTGGGATGCGGTGCTGCGCGTGCACCTCAAGGGTCACTTCGCTCCGCTGCGGCACGCTGCCGCGCACTGGCGCACCGAGGCGAAGGAAGGGCGCGTGCCGGTCGCCCGCGTGATCAACACCTCATCCGGGGCGGGGCTGCAGGGCAGTGTCGGGCAGGCCGCGTACTCCGCGGCCAAGGGCGGCATCGCCTCGCTGACGCTCGTCGCCGCGCAGGAGCTCGGCCGCTACGGCGTCGCCGTGAACGCCATCGCGCCCTCGGCGCGCACCCGCATGACCGAGGGGCCCTTCGCTGACGCGATGGCCGCCCCGGCCGACGGCTTCGACCGCATGGACCCTGGCAACGTCTCGCCCGTGGTGGCGTGGCTGGCCAGCGCGGACTGCTCGATCACCGGACGCGTGCTCGAGGTCGAGGGCGGGTCGATCTGCCTCGAGGAAGGATGGCGGCACGGCCCGCGCCGGGTGCTCGAGCGCCGCTGGAACGCCGAGGATGTCGGCGACGCGGTGCGCGGGCTGATCGAAGAGGGCGCAGTCCCCGAGCCCGTGTACGGCGCATGA
- a CDS encoding MaoC/PaaZ C-terminal domain-containing protein — protein MNAGDWAGRDLGSRTVSYTHRDAILYALAVGARADELDLVFEERLRVLPSFGLTLAQWAPDVLAEAGAFDNMAVHGSQTLHVHGALPREGELTLSARVGDVWDKGSAAVFDVIVECEQFTATWSLFAPGVGGFGGERGPGRPAPQERTEPHLATVHTFAEQAVLYRLTGDRHHIHVDPEASARIGQPRPILHGLCTLAAATLTIARDSGAHPADLTELAGRFSGPVIPGDALTLRSWSDGAFDLSRGDEVVISDGKAVFA, from the coding sequence ATGAACGCCGGCGACTGGGCAGGCCGCGATCTCGGCAGCCGCACGGTGTCGTACACGCACCGCGACGCGATCCTCTATGCGCTCGCCGTCGGCGCCCGCGCCGACGAGCTCGACCTCGTCTTCGAGGAGCGGCTGCGCGTGCTGCCGTCGTTCGGGCTGACGCTCGCGCAGTGGGCGCCAGACGTGCTCGCCGAGGCGGGGGCGTTCGACAACATGGCGGTGCACGGGTCGCAGACCCTGCACGTGCACGGCGCCCTGCCGCGGGAGGGCGAGCTCACGCTGTCGGCCCGCGTCGGCGACGTCTGGGACAAGGGCAGCGCCGCGGTCTTCGACGTGATCGTGGAGTGCGAGCAGTTCACCGCGACGTGGTCGCTGTTCGCCCCCGGCGTGGGCGGGTTCGGCGGTGAGCGCGGCCCCGGCCGGCCGGCTCCGCAGGAGCGCACGGAGCCGCACCTGGCTACCGTGCACACCTTCGCCGAGCAGGCCGTGCTCTACCGGCTCACCGGTGATCGGCACCACATCCACGTCGACCCCGAGGCCTCCGCGCGCATCGGCCAGCCCCGGCCGATCCTGCACGGGCTGTGCACCCTGGCCGCGGCCACGCTGACCATCGCACGCGACAGCGGAGCGCATCCGGCCGATCTCACCGAGCTCGCCGGACGGTTCTCGGGCCCGGTGATCCCCGGTGACGCGCTCACTCTGCGGTCGTGGTCGGATGGCGCCTTCGACCTCAGCCGCGGTGACGAAGTCGTCATCTCCGACGGGAAGGCGGTGTTCGCATGA
- a CDS encoding acetyl-CoA C-acetyltransferase produces MAEAYIVDAVRSPVGKRGGSLSGIHPADLGAHSLRSLVDRVGIDPGAIDDVIIGATDTIGGQAGNVGRSAALVAGFPEHVPGVTIDRQCGSSQQAVHFAAQAVMSGTNDLVIAGGLQNMSQLPISSAMSAGEAYGFTTPFAESPGWQARYPGQEISQFVGAEMIAEKWDITREEMERFALESHQRAARAQDEGRFANEIAPLNGLTQDEGVRRDTSLERMAALQTLTEGGRITAAVASQISDASSAMLIASERAVAEHGLTPRARIHHLSVRGDSPVFMLTAPIPATAHALERTGMSIDDIDLFEVNEAFAPVVLAWMKETGAPHEKVNVNGGGIALGHPIGATGTRLMTTLLNELERTGGRYGLQTMCEGGGVANVTIIERL; encoded by the coding sequence ATGGCAGAGGCATACATCGTCGACGCCGTCCGCTCGCCGGTCGGCAAGCGCGGCGGATCGCTGTCGGGCATCCACCCCGCCGACCTCGGGGCGCACAGCCTGCGTTCGCTCGTCGACCGCGTGGGGATCGACCCCGGTGCCATCGACGACGTGATCATCGGCGCGACCGACACGATCGGCGGCCAGGCGGGCAACGTCGGCCGCTCGGCCGCACTGGTCGCCGGCTTCCCCGAGCACGTCCCGGGTGTGACGATCGACCGTCAGTGCGGCTCGAGCCAGCAGGCGGTGCACTTCGCCGCGCAGGCCGTGATGAGCGGCACCAACGACCTGGTGATCGCGGGCGGGCTGCAGAACATGTCGCAGCTGCCGATCTCGTCGGCGATGAGCGCGGGCGAGGCCTACGGATTCACGACGCCGTTCGCGGAGTCGCCCGGCTGGCAGGCCCGCTACCCGGGGCAGGAGATCTCGCAGTTCGTCGGCGCCGAGATGATCGCCGAGAAGTGGGACATCACCCGCGAGGAGATGGAGCGGTTCGCCCTGGAGAGCCACCAGCGCGCGGCGCGCGCCCAGGACGAGGGGCGCTTCGCGAACGAGATCGCACCGCTGAACGGCCTCACACAGGACGAGGGGGTGCGCCGCGACACCTCGCTCGAGCGCATGGCCGCACTGCAGACGCTGACCGAGGGCGGCCGCATCACCGCCGCCGTGGCCTCGCAGATCAGCGACGCCTCCAGCGCCATGCTCATCGCGAGCGAGCGCGCGGTCGCCGAGCACGGTCTCACCCCGCGGGCGCGCATCCACCACCTGTCGGTACGAGGCGACAGCCCCGTGTTCATGCTCACCGCGCCGATCCCGGCCACCGCCCACGCACTCGAGCGCACCGGCATGAGCATCGACGACATCGACCTGTTCGAGGTCAACGAGGCGTTCGCACCGGTCGTGCTGGCCTGGATGAAGGAGACCGGAGCGCCGCACGAGAAGGTCAACGTCAACGGCGGCGGCATCGCCCTCGGCCACCCCATCGGGGCCACCGGCACGCGCCTGATGACCACGCTGCTCAACGAGCTCGAGCGTACCGGCGGCCGCTACGGGCTGCAGACCATGTGCGAGGGCGGCGGCGTCGCGAACGTGACGATCATCGAGCGGCTCTGA
- a CDS encoding CoA transferase subunit A: MPGIIDDPAELIRDGMTIGIGGWGSRRKPMSLVRAIVRSGARDLTVVSFGGPDVGILCATGQAAEIVHGFVSLDSIAIDPHFAAARQEGRVRSVELDEAMLVAGLRAASRRLPFEVTRSGLGSDAVDRNPGIRTITSPYEDGETLVAMPAIPLDLALLHLDRADQAGTAVCLGPDLFFDDLFAGAAARTVVSVERVVATGELFEGATHTASALNPTLTDWVVEAPGGAGFTAHPPHHPRDEALQRRYAASAADAAAWREFAERFVAVDDDRYRDAVSRFHAEEAS; encoded by the coding sequence ATGCCGGGGATCATCGACGACCCCGCCGAGCTGATCCGCGACGGGATGACCATCGGGATCGGTGGCTGGGGCTCGCGCCGCAAGCCGATGTCACTCGTGCGCGCGATCGTGCGCTCGGGCGCACGCGACCTCACCGTGGTCAGCTTCGGCGGCCCCGACGTCGGCATCCTGTGCGCCACCGGCCAGGCCGCCGAGATCGTGCACGGCTTCGTCTCGCTCGACTCGATCGCGATCGATCCGCACTTCGCCGCGGCGAGGCAGGAGGGTCGGGTGCGCAGCGTCGAGCTCGACGAGGCGATGCTCGTCGCCGGCCTACGCGCCGCCTCGCGGCGACTGCCGTTCGAGGTCACCCGGTCGGGTCTCGGATCGGATGCCGTGGATCGCAACCCCGGTATCCGCACGATCACCTCTCCGTACGAGGACGGCGAGACGCTCGTGGCGATGCCCGCGATCCCCCTCGACCTGGCACTGCTGCACCTGGACCGCGCCGACCAGGCCGGCACCGCGGTGTGCCTGGGCCCCGACCTGTTCTTCGACGACCTCTTCGCCGGCGCCGCGGCCAGGACCGTCGTCAGCGTGGAGCGCGTCGTGGCCACCGGCGAGCTGTTCGAGGGCGCGACGCACACGGCATCCGCCCTGAACCCCACCCTGACCGACTGGGTCGTCGAGGCGCCCGGCGGGGCGGGCTTCACCGCGCATCCGCCGCACCATCCGCGTGATGAGGCGCTGCAGCGCCGATACGCCGCATCCGCCGCCGATGCCGCCGCGTGGCGGGAGTTCGCCGAGCGTTTCGTCGCCGTCGATGATGACCGCTACCGCGACGCGGTGTCGCGCTTCCACGCCGAGGAGGCGTCATGA
- a CDS encoding CoA-transferase subunit beta codes for MTSPATRAEVAATACGDLFRGSGRILAGPIGVIPSIGARLAKLTHSPQLLLSDGEATIFADVPPVGEPFERVQAPFPYRDLFELIARGGRHVVMGAAQIDRHGNQNLSAIGDRDRPIRQLLGARAAATNTLSHATSYWIARHSPRVFVEHVDVVTGVGPARARAAGADRLQDLRRIVTDLGVLGFDGPGGTVSLISRHPGVSVDDIVRATGFALHIAGDVPETRTPDESELILIRERIDPHRLRDREVPTS; via the coding sequence ATGACCTCCCCCGCCACCCGTGCCGAGGTCGCGGCGACCGCCTGCGGCGACCTGTTCCGCGGCAGCGGCCGCATCCTCGCCGGCCCGATCGGCGTCATCCCGTCGATCGGCGCGCGCCTGGCCAAGCTGACCCACTCCCCGCAGCTGCTGCTCAGCGACGGCGAGGCGACCATCTTCGCCGACGTGCCGCCGGTGGGCGAACCATTCGAGCGGGTGCAGGCGCCGTTTCCCTACCGCGACCTGTTCGAGCTGATCGCACGCGGGGGCCGGCATGTCGTGATGGGTGCCGCGCAGATCGACCGGCACGGCAACCAGAACCTGTCCGCGATCGGCGACCGCGACCGGCCCATCCGCCAGCTGCTCGGGGCTCGGGCCGCCGCCACCAACACCCTCAGCCACGCCACCAGCTACTGGATCGCCCGGCACAGTCCCCGCGTGTTCGTGGAGCACGTCGACGTGGTCACGGGCGTCGGCCCCGCCAGGGCGCGGGCTGCGGGCGCCGACCGCCTGCAGGACCTGCGCCGCATCGTCACCGATCTGGGCGTGCTCGGCTTCGACGGGCCCGGCGGCACCGTGTCGCTCATCAGCCGGCATCCCGGGGTGAGCGTGGACGACATCGTCCGCGCCACCGGCTTCGCCCTGCACATCGCCGGCGACGTGCCCGAGACGCGCACGCCGGACGAGTCCGAGCTCATCCTCATCCGCGAGCGGATCGACCCGCATCGCCTCCGAGACCGAGAGGTTCCCACGTCATGA
- a CDS encoding SDR family oxidoreductase has protein sequence MNARTAPDYVPGHGLLEGRRVVITAAAGAGIGSATVQKFLEEGAALVVLGDTHAGRLAEAESRLAERFGADRVRSVVCDVTREEQITELLDAAEEHGPIDVMINNAGLGGSASILSMTDEEWSRVLDITLTGTFRCIRAVGNRMVAAGTPGVIVNNASVIGWRAQVEQAHYAAAKAGVMALTRSAAMDLAPHGIRVNAVSPSLAMHPFLEKVTTPELLDQLKAREAFGRAAEPWEIANVMVFLASAYSSYMTGEVVSVSSQHA, from the coding sequence ATGAACGCACGCACCGCACCCGACTACGTCCCCGGTCACGGCCTGCTCGAGGGCAGGCGCGTGGTCATCACCGCCGCCGCGGGCGCCGGCATCGGCTCGGCCACCGTGCAGAAGTTCCTCGAGGAGGGTGCGGCCCTCGTCGTGCTCGGCGACACCCACGCCGGGCGCCTCGCCGAGGCCGAGAGCCGGCTCGCCGAGCGCTTCGGCGCCGACCGGGTGCGCTCGGTCGTCTGCGATGTCACCCGCGAGGAGCAGATCACCGAGCTGCTGGATGCCGCCGAGGAGCACGGGCCGATCGACGTCATGATCAACAACGCGGGCCTGGGTGGCTCGGCGTCGATCCTGAGCATGACCGACGAGGAGTGGTCGCGGGTGCTCGACATCACGCTGACCGGCACCTTCCGCTGCATCCGCGCGGTCGGCAACCGCATGGTGGCAGCCGGCACGCCGGGCGTGATCGTCAACAACGCCTCCGTGATCGGCTGGCGCGCGCAGGTCGAGCAGGCGCACTACGCGGCGGCCAAGGCCGGTGTCATGGCGCTCACGCGCAGCGCGGCGATGGACCTCGCGCCGCACGGCATCCGCGTCAACGCCGTCTCGCCGAGTCTTGCCATGCACCCGTTCCTCGAGAAGGTGACCACCCCCGAGCTGCTCGACCAGCTCAAGGCCCGAGAGGCGTTCGGCCGCGCCGCCGAACCCTGGGAGATCGCGAACGTGATGGTCTTCCTCGCCAGCGCATACTCGTCGTACATGACCGGCGAGGTCGTGTCCGTCAGCAGCCAGCACGCGTGA
- a CDS encoding epoxide hydrolase family protein: protein MTARPQPFTVHVADDDIAELRRRLSATRLADDFANDDGRYGLRAPMLRELIDHWGGAFDWRAQEEQINAHPQFVVDFDGIPVHFLHVRGRRPGSIPIILTHGWPWTFWDWRGVIGPLTDPEAHGMPDAPSFDVVIPSLPGFGFSSPLRTPIGCRGTAVLWDRLMHDTLGYDRYAAGGGDWGAKVTGEIGQLFPDRVIGVYMLMLALPGRTAPLDGPDRFAPEEQWMIRRMEQARPLVTSHLAVQRHDPQTLAYALDDSPAGMAAWIWERRLNWSDPERLGTLESERDFLCTTASLYWHTRTIGTSMRFYRENFGDALPEPLGRITVPTAYGTGPHDLVYMPRAEAEAATDLRRWSMFPAGGHFAPNEVPDRVAREFGEFFGSLR, encoded by the coding sequence ATGACCGCCCGACCGCAGCCGTTCACCGTGCACGTCGCCGACGACGACATCGCCGAGCTCCGCCGGCGACTGTCGGCGACGCGCCTCGCCGACGACTTCGCCAACGACGACGGCCGCTACGGCCTGCGCGCACCGATGCTGCGCGAGCTCATCGACCACTGGGGCGGCGCGTTCGACTGGCGCGCGCAGGAGGAGCAGATCAACGCGCACCCGCAGTTCGTCGTCGACTTCGACGGCATCCCGGTGCACTTCCTGCACGTGCGCGGTCGCCGACCGGGGTCCATCCCGATCATCCTCACCCACGGCTGGCCGTGGACGTTCTGGGACTGGCGCGGCGTCATCGGACCACTGACCGATCCCGAGGCGCACGGAATGCCCGACGCACCCAGCTTCGACGTGGTGATCCCCTCCCTGCCCGGGTTCGGCTTCTCCTCCCCCCTGCGCACACCGATCGGATGCCGTGGCACGGCCGTGCTGTGGGACCGCCTCATGCACGACACGCTCGGCTACGACCGCTATGCGGCCGGCGGCGGCGACTGGGGCGCGAAGGTGACCGGCGAGATCGGGCAGCTCTTCCCGGATCGGGTCATCGGCGTCTACATGCTCATGCTCGCCCTGCCCGGACGCACCGCACCCCTGGACGGCCCCGACCGATTCGCGCCCGAGGAGCAGTGGATGATCCGCCGCATGGAGCAGGCCCGCCCGCTCGTGACCAGCCACCTGGCGGTGCAGCGCCACGACCCGCAGACGCTCGCCTACGCCCTCGACGACTCCCCGGCGGGCATGGCGGCGTGGATCTGGGAGCGGCGGCTGAATTGGAGCGACCCGGAGCGCCTGGGCACGCTCGAGTCCGAGCGCGACTTCCTGTGCACCACGGCATCCCTCTACTGGCACACCCGGACGATCGGCACCTCGATGCGGTTCTACCGCGAGAACTTCGGGGACGCGCTTCCCGAACCGCTGGGCCGCATCACCGTGCCGACCGCGTACGGCACCGGCCCGCACGATCTGGTCTACATGCCGCGCGCCGAGGCCGAGGCCGCGACCGACCTGCGCCGCTGGTCGATGTTCCCGGCCGGCGGGCACTTCGCGCCCAACGAAGTTCCCGACCGCGTCGCCCGCGAGTTCGGGGAATTCTTCGGCTCGCTCCGCTGA
- a CDS encoding SDR family oxidoreductase, whose translation MTSHTPQAPAEPNQTAEPDHAAAFGGRLAVITGAGGGIGAGLARRAAALGMRVVVADIDEDAAAAVAGALRADGAEAWAEHVDVRDPDAVERLAENAFARGPVGLLIGNAGVEHVGYAWDTSPGSWRRTWEVNVSGVFHGIRSFVPRMIAAGAPARIWNVASIGAVSGMPMQAAYIATKHAVLGLTESLRMDVEQAGHPIEVAAVLPAPVASRIFDDAELTAEGDAAGAERVRAMMSELLRDAQTPDDAAREIFRQGAAGQFYILPDEEFGIARFDVRAGRLQRREAPAAARRAD comes from the coding sequence ATGACATCGCACACGCCTCAGGCACCCGCTGAGCCGAACCAGACCGCTGAGCCGGACCACGCCGCTGCCTTCGGCGGGCGGCTGGCCGTGATCACCGGCGCCGGCGGCGGGATCGGCGCGGGCCTGGCCCGCCGGGCCGCGGCCCTGGGCATGCGGGTGGTCGTGGCCGACATCGACGAGGATGCCGCCGCGGCGGTGGCCGGCGCGCTGCGCGCGGACGGCGCCGAGGCCTGGGCCGAGCACGTGGACGTGCGCGATCCGGATGCCGTGGAGCGGCTCGCCGAGAACGCCTTCGCGCGGGGCCCCGTGGGACTGCTCATCGGCAACGCCGGGGTCGAGCACGTCGGCTACGCCTGGGACACGTCGCCGGGGAGCTGGCGGCGCACCTGGGAGGTCAATGTCAGCGGCGTCTTCCACGGCATCCGCTCGTTCGTCCCCCGCATGATCGCCGCCGGGGCGCCGGCCCGCATCTGGAACGTCGCCTCGATCGGCGCGGTGAGCGGGATGCCGATGCAAGCGGCCTACATCGCCACCAAGCACGCCGTGCTCGGACTGACCGAGTCGCTGCGCATGGATGTGGAGCAGGCCGGGCATCCGATCGAGGTCGCGGCGGTGCTCCCCGCCCCCGTCGCCTCGCGGATCTTCGACGACGCCGAGCTGACCGCCGAGGGCGATGCCGCCGGCGCCGAACGGGTGCGGGCGATGATGTCCGAGCTGCTGCGCGATGCGCAGACGCCGGACGATGCCGCCCGCGAGATCTTCCGCCAGGGTGCCGCGGGGCAGTTCTACATCCTGCCTGACGAGGAGTTCGGGATCGCGCGCTTCGATGTGCGCGCCGGTCGGCTGCAACGACGTGAGGCACCTGCGGCGGCCCGCCGCGCTGACTGA
- a CDS encoding enoyl-CoA hydratase family protein, producing the protein MSLSSTVRSNGVRIITMDYPPVNALPVQGWFDVADAMREATADAATRVVLLRAEGRGFNAGVDIKEMQRIEGFSGILGANRGCYEAFKAIYECAVPVVAAVNGHCLGGGVGLVGNSDVIIADEDAYFGVPEVDRGALGAATHLSRLVPPHLLRSMYYTSRTITASRLHELGSVDAVVPRAELDDTALAFADEIALKDPRVIRAAKEALNGIDPVDVNRSYRFEQGFTFELNLAGVADEHRDEFVATGGNLET; encoded by the coding sequence ATGTCGCTTTCCTCCACCGTGCGGTCCAATGGCGTCCGCATCATCACGATGGATTATCCGCCCGTCAACGCCCTGCCCGTGCAGGGCTGGTTCGATGTCGCGGATGCCATGCGCGAGGCGACAGCGGATGCCGCCACCCGCGTCGTGCTGCTGCGCGCCGAGGGTCGCGGATTCAACGCGGGCGTCGACATCAAGGAGATGCAGCGCATCGAGGGCTTCTCGGGGATCCTCGGCGCGAACCGCGGATGCTACGAGGCGTTCAAGGCGATCTACGAATGCGCCGTCCCCGTCGTCGCCGCCGTCAACGGACACTGCCTGGGCGGCGGTGTCGGCCTGGTCGGCAACAGCGACGTGATCATCGCCGACGAGGACGCCTACTTCGGCGTGCCCGAGGTCGACCGCGGAGCGCTGGGCGCCGCGACCCACCTCTCGCGCCTGGTCCCCCCGCACCTGCTCCGCTCGATGTACTACACCAGCCGCACGATCACCGCCTCCCGGCTGCACGAACTGGGATCGGTGGATGCCGTCGTCCCGCGCGCCGAGCTCGACGACACCGCACTCGCCTTCGCCGATGAGATCGCCCTGAAGGACCCCCGCGTCATCCGCGCCGCCAAGGAGGCGCTGAACGGCATCGACCCGGTCGACGTGAACCGCAGCTACCGCTTCGAGCAGGGCTTCACGTTCGAGCTGAACCTCGCCGGCGTCGCCGACGAGCACCGCGACGAGTTCGTCGCGACCGGAGGGAACCTGGAGACGTGA
- a CDS encoding NAD(P)H-dependent flavin oxidoreductase, with the protein MTTPPIISTALTRLTGVSHPIVQTGMGWVAGARLVSASAEAGALGLLASATMTHAELEQQIIEVKERTDKPFGVNLRADAGDAAERVDLLIRHGVKVASFALAPRRELIARLKDAGIVVIPSIGAVRHAEKVAEWGADAVMVQGGEGGGHTGAVPTSILLPSVVSAVDIPVIAAGGFHDGRGLAAALAYGAVGVGMGTRFLLTSDSAVPEQIKQRYLGFGLDGTVVTTRADGMPHRLLRTDFVNGLEQGSGLAQLLPTLRRTLAFKRMSGQSWPALVRDAIAMKRASGRSWLQMSQAANTPMLLKAGLVDGDVEAGMLAAGQVVGLIDDLPSCEELVDRVVRDAAAHLRAAAAQVIEPTEGASDDIAHASGTR; encoded by the coding sequence ATGACCACTCCGCCGATCATCTCCACCGCGCTGACCCGGCTGACCGGCGTCAGCCACCCCATCGTGCAGACCGGCATGGGCTGGGTCGCCGGCGCCCGGCTGGTCAGCGCCAGCGCCGAGGCAGGTGCGCTGGGCCTGCTCGCCTCGGCCACGATGACGCACGCCGAGCTCGAGCAGCAGATCATCGAGGTCAAGGAGCGCACCGACAAGCCGTTCGGCGTGAACCTGCGCGCAGATGCGGGCGATGCCGCCGAGCGCGTCGACCTGCTGATCCGGCACGGGGTGAAGGTCGCCAGCTTCGCACTCGCCCCTCGCCGCGAGCTGATCGCCCGGCTCAAGGATGCGGGCATCGTCGTCATCCCCTCCATCGGCGCCGTGCGACATGCCGAGAAGGTCGCAGAGTGGGGCGCCGACGCCGTCATGGTGCAGGGCGGTGAGGGCGGCGGGCACACCGGCGCGGTGCCGACCTCCATCCTGCTGCCGTCGGTCGTCTCGGCCGTCGACATCCCCGTCATCGCCGCAGGTGGCTTCCACGACGGCCGCGGGCTCGCCGCCGCGCTGGCGTACGGCGCGGTCGGGGTCGGCATGGGCACGCGCTTCCTGCTCACCAGCGACAGCGCCGTTCCCGAGCAGATCAAGCAGCGCTACCTCGGCTTCGGGCTGGACGGCACGGTGGTCACCACCCGCGCCGACGGGATGCCGCACCGGCTGCTGCGCACCGACTTCGTCAACGGCCTCGAGCAGGGCTCGGGTCTCGCACAGCTGCTGCCGACCCTGCGGCGCACTCTGGCGTTCAAGCGCATGTCCGGCCAGAGCTGGCCGGCACTGGTGCGCGACGCGATCGCCATGAAGCGCGCCTCGGGCCGCAGCTGGCTGCAGATGTCGCAGGCGGCCAACACGCCGATGCTGCTGAAGGCAGGGCTCGTCGACGGCGACGTCGAGGCGGGGATGCTTGCCGCCGGCCAGGTGGTGGGGCTGATCGACGACCTGCCCAGCTGCGAGGAGCTGGTCGACCGCGTCGTCCGCGACGCCGCCGCCCACCTGCGCGCCGCTGCGGCGCAGGTGATCGAGCCGACCGAAGGAGCATCCGATGACATCGCACACGCCTCAGGCACCCGCTGA
- a CDS encoding nuclear transport factor 2 family protein — protein MSTAEMLDAADRIAITDLVHRYAAHVDSRDPVAAAALFAEDAELVVPRPPESMTPVDAFQGRVRIEQALQRVLHLDATVHEIAGHVVDADPGSPDRALGRTACVAHHLVRGKDDQWHIHYADEYVRTPAGWRFARRAYTVDSMRVVEVRHPRP, from the coding sequence ATGAGCACAGCCGAGATGCTGGATGCCGCGGACCGCATCGCGATCACGGATCTCGTGCACCGTTACGCTGCGCATGTCGACAGTCGCGATCCGGTTGCCGCGGCGGCACTGTTCGCCGAGGACGCCGAGCTGGTCGTCCCGCGTCCGCCGGAGTCGATGACGCCGGTCGACGCGTTTCAGGGGCGCGTGCGGATCGAGCAGGCGCTGCAGCGTGTGCTGCACCTGGACGCCACTGTGCACGAGATCGCCGGCCACGTCGTCGATGCCGACCCCGGGTCGCCGGATCGCGCTCTCGGTCGCACCGCGTGCGTGGCCCATCACCTCGTCCGCGGCAAGGACGACCAGTGGCACATTCACTACGCCGACGAGTACGTGCGCACGCCGGCCGGCTGGCGCTTCGCCCGCCGGGCGTACACGGTGGACTCGATGCGCGTGGTCGAGGTGCGTCACCCGCGGCCGTGA
- a CDS encoding NAD-dependent epimerase/dehydratase family protein, with the protein MSRSILVVGATGMIGSHITADLLAQGDEVTVQSRSEPQRYDPPVVADLPRIVGDYSAEDISPRLLEGFDAVVFAAGNDIRHVPADEEDGAFWDRMQSTGVPRFAALAKQAGVGRFIQIGSYYHQLHPEWAQRIPYVAARRDADERARALSDESFAAITLNPPSIVGTSGGRTLRHFERMIAWVRGEVAEPEAYAPAGGTNYMSVRSVSQAVRGALDAGVGGHAYLIGDSNLTYREYFQLLADAAGSGVVIEERDQEHPFQPDRFIVQGRGAVIAYEPDPAEVALLGYTRDDVPRALAEIVELADARR; encoded by the coding sequence ATGAGCCGCAGCATCCTCGTGGTCGGGGCCACCGGCATGATCGGCAGCCACATCACGGCCGACCTGCTCGCGCAGGGCGATGAGGTGACGGTGCAGTCGCGCAGCGAGCCGCAGCGCTACGACCCGCCCGTGGTCGCGGATCTGCCGCGGATCGTCGGCGACTACAGTGCCGAGGACATCTCGCCGCGACTGCTGGAGGGGTTCGACGCGGTCGTCTTCGCCGCGGGGAATGACATCAGGCACGTCCCGGCCGATGAGGAGGACGGCGCGTTCTGGGATCGGATGCAGAGCACCGGCGTGCCGCGCTTCGCGGCCCTGGCCAAGCAGGCCGGCGTCGGGCGCTTCATCCAGATCGGCAGCTACTACCACCAGCTGCACCCCGAATGGGCGCAGCGCATCCCGTACGTCGCAGCCCGCAGGGACGCCGACGAGCGCGCACGTGCGCTGTCCGACGAGAGCTTCGCGGCCATCACGCTGAACCCGCCGTCGATCGTGGGCACCTCGGGCGGGCGCACGCTGCGCCACTTCGAGCGCATGATCGCGTGGGTGCGCGGCGAGGTCGCCGAGCCCGAGGCGTACGCGCCGGCCGGCGGCACCAACTACATGTCGGTGCGATCGGTGTCGCAGGCCGTCCGCGGGGCCCTGGATGCCGGGGTCGGCGGTCACGCCTATCTGATCGGCGACAGCAACCTCACCTACCGGGAGTACTTCCAGCTGCTCGCGGATGCGGCGGGCAGCGGCGTCGTCATCGAGGAGCGCGACCAGGAGCATCCGTTCCAGCCCGACCGCTTCATCGTGCAGGGCCGCGGTGCGGTGATCGCCTACGAGCCCGATCCGGCCGAGGTGGCGCTGCTCGGCTACACGCGCGACGACGTACCGCGCGCCCTGGCCGAGATCGTCGAGCTGGCCGACGCGCGGCGCTGA